Proteins from a genomic interval of Dendropsophus ebraccatus isolate aDenEbr1 chromosome 6, aDenEbr1.pat, whole genome shotgun sequence:
- the SMIM8 gene encoding small integral membrane protein 8 yields the protein MSSSSPPSSEPSGAKSNAPKEKEYRTPGFRGVQTTSLFRAVNPELFIKPNKPVMAFGLFSITLCVAYIAYLHATEENKRDVYEAVDSEGNRYTRRKTSKWD from the exons ATGTCCTCTTCATCACCACCATCCTCTGAGCCTTCTGGTGCTAAAAGCAACGCCCCTAAAGAAAAGGAGTATCGGACGCCTGGATTTAGAGGGGTGCAGACTACCAGCCTGTTCCGAGCCGTCAACCCTGAGTTGTTTATCAAACCT aaCAAGCCGGTTATGGCATTTGGACTCTTCTCCATTACATTGTGTGTTGCCTATATCGCCTATTTACACGCAACAGAGGAAAATAAGCGCGATGTCTATGAAGCAGTGGACAGTGAAGGAAACAGATACACAAGAAGGAAAACATCAAAGTGGGACTGA